The segment AATTACTTTTGCAGGCCTTTTTTTTGATCTTAGCAATCAAGTACTCTCAGAGAGCAACTCTATCCTCGATCTTATATTTTAGATATTCTATTACTCTTCAGTTTTCTTGGCTGCTTTTTTTGCAGGTGCCTTTTTCTCAGCAGCTGGTGCATCAGCAGTTTTCTTAGCGGCAGCTTTCTTTGGCTTCTCTTCAGCCACAACTGCTTCAGCTTTCACTTCTTCAGTTTTTTCAGCTTTAGCAGCCTTTGGTTTTGACGCAGCAGCGGCAAATTCAGCTTTCATTGCTTCTACATCAACTCCTTTTATTACTGGTTGTTTGCTCAATCTTTTGACGCTAGCCACTTTTTGTTTTGCAACAACTTTATTCCTTCTTCCTTTTCTTTTTAGTCTTGTTACAGCCATTTTTCCGCTATGAATTATTTTTGGAGGTGCAAATGTATGAGATAATTATTTTATATCAAAAGCATTTACGGAAATGAATCTCTATTTAATGAAAAAATCCCTAGCAATTTGTGCTAGGGATTTTTGTATAACCTACTTCAAGCTATTTTACGCATTTTCTGTAGACTCAGAACCATTCATGATGGCCGTCTGACGCTTGATCGAGTTGTTGTGAATCATCTCGTACAAGTCATGTACAAATTGCTCTTGTAGTAGAAGACTCTTGCCTTTTGCTACTCTGTTTTCCATGATTTCTTCATATCTACCCACTTGCAAGATAGTGATGTTGTGCTCCTTCTTATGCATCGCTATTTCTTCAGCTACTTGCATCCTTTGCGCCATTACCTCTAGCAATTCATTGTCGATCTTGTCGATTTTACCTCTTAGATTTTTCAATCTCAATTCAAAATCTACATCCTCAGAATTAGGTTCTCTGATGATCAATCTGTCAAGAATCCCAGCCAAAGTCTTTGGTGTGATTTGCTGTTTAGCATCACTCAAAGCATTGTCTGGATCGATGTGAGACTCGATCATCACACCATCCATTTGCAAGTCAAATGCCTTCTGTGAGATAGGCTCGATTAATGCTCTGTTGCCCGCGATATGACTTGGATCACATACCATTGGCAAGTTAGGGATCAACCTCTTCAACTCGATTGCGATCTCCCAAGTAGGATCGTTTCTGTATTGTGAACCGCTCTTCGCAGAGAACCCTCTGTGGATTGCACCCAATTTGGTGATACCTGCTTGGTTGATTCTTTCCAATGCTCCTATCCACAACTGGATATCTGGGTTGATTGGGTTTTTGACCAAGACTGGTACATCGTGTCCTTTCAAGGCATCAGCTACTTCTTGTACTGAGAATGGATTCACAGTAGTTCTAGCTCCTACCCAAAGTATGTCTACGTTGAATTTCAACGCCAACTCTACGTGCTCAGCATTAGCAACTTCTACAGCTGTCAAAAGTCCCGTTTCTTTCTTCGCTTTTTCCAACCATTTCAAACCTACCACACCAATTCCTTCAAAGGCTCCTGGTCTAGTTCTTGGTTTCCAAATACCTGCTCTCAATACCTGAATATTGGTATTGGCTTTGATCTGACGTGCTGTTTCTAATACTTGTTCTTCGCTCTCTGCGCTACATGGACCGCCGATGATTAACGGA is part of the Reichenbachiella agarivorans genome and harbors:
- a CDS encoding bifunctional 3-deoxy-7-phosphoheptulonate synthase/chorismate mutase type II, whose translation is MKINLTLSPIENWIEGLNTPLIIGGPCSAESEEQVLETARQIKANTNIQVLRAGIWKPRTRPGAFEGIGVVGLKWLEKAKKETGLLTAVEVANAEHVELALKFNVDILWVGARTTVNPFSVQEVADALKGHDVPVLVKNPINPDIQLWIGALERINQAGITKLGAIHRGFSAKSGSQYRNDPTWEIAIELKRLIPNLPMVCDPSHIAGNRALIEPISQKAFDLQMDGVMIESHIDPDNALSDAKQQITPKTLAGILDRLIIREPNSEDVDFELRLKNLRGKIDKIDNELLEVMAQRMQVAEEIAMHKKEHNITILQVGRYEEIMENRVAKGKSLLLQEQFVHDLYEMIHNNSIKRQTAIMNGSESTENA